From the Pocillopora verrucosa isolate sample1 chromosome 11, ASM3666991v2, whole genome shotgun sequence genome, the window gagttaccgggaacaagtatggctttcatgttgatagtttccagatttgaaaaaaagtcactgcctactaaaatcctcagttcctttgccttgctagcccaacctcatcaaaacattgccaacaggagtgattagcaaattattgatacagacacgagggcctattcccacatacatcctcctcaatcctgttagctcactatggtcatggcatttcaaacatggtgtatatgctacaagttttccatttccctgactaattactttgttatagtgtttatatgttgaggaaatggttgggttgaaatataatacaaagacttgctaGTAGATAGTTTTATAACAGTTTTTATTCTGTGTAACGTAGGACTGGAActaaactaataagagctccgcttttaggcttggctaaatctatatattatcgcATGAAAGCCATCAAGTGATGAATACGAGTATGGGGAGGATACAAGTGAGGTTCCATAGCATGTTTATACACATCTTCTATCATAAGGGAAGGAACCCAGTCGTGAGGTATTCTATGCACGTCATCGTCTTCGTACACGAGTACCTTAATGCATACACATACCCACGATACGAATCGGTAATGAGTGTAACAATATAGACGACGCCACCAAGAACCCATGATTGAACAAAATGAGAACATGATTTCAATTTACTCACATTTTATTTATCCGCATAATAACACTCCGGACACATGACCTAGTTTTCTAAACATTCCAGTTCACTACTAGTTAGGCCTAATCGTGGAGCTAACTTCCTAAACAACGATAATCCAATCCTCTACGCAATATGTACATGCTCTTCTTCAGAAAGCTCAcctattaaaaaataaaaaatttacaaattcatttttgaaataaaatcgtgaaaaattcttcctctttttttaggATCTTCTTTGGCTAATTCCTGAGCTAATAAGAAAAGTTGTTCATCTGTGGGTATGCCTTCCTTAAATCCTTAAATCTACGCTTTGAAAAAAGCGAATTATACCATTTTACTTAAAATCGATATAAATGTTGGAAAATCTCTAGGATCTCCTTGTTCTAAGGCATCGAGTTCATGAGGTTTAAAACCTATAAGTTCTTGAGCGTAATTTCGCCATTTACCGTCCGAAAATGTTTCAACCCATGCATCTACTCCTTATTCTACAGTTTAAAATAAGGGCAGTGTAAGATGACGTCGTCTATCTACAACAAAAAATGTCATTCCATGTCAGCACACAGAATTTGCTATGTTTTCCTGGAGGGTTTGTAACGCCACCGATGGAATAGATTACAATTCTTCTGACGACATTTCAAATACATCTTTAGATAATTCATGTCTGACTTGTGATGCCACTGGGTATCATTCACCGCTATGTAAGGCAATTGGAGAACCAACAGCTCTTTGTAGTTGTACGACAGTTTACCATCAACCAACTGAAATAGAAACGAAGTTCACGTAAGTATAACAACGTTCAATGGCTTTTAAAACATGTAACTTGATTTACATAACTTACCTCCGGCACCGAAGATGATGACGAAAAAGAGATTTCAAGCAGAGTTCCTGAAGGCTTAGCTGTGCGGAATCTCATTGAAGCACTCCACAGAAGATTGACCTTTGAGTTGGCAGGCACCCTCTTAAAACTCTGTCGTGAGAAACAAGGAAGTTTATATGAATGGTTTCCATATAAGAACCCTTGATAAGAAATTGACGTTCTCCTTTAGGGTAATTGACGTTCTCCTTTAGGGTAATGCGACTCCCAAAAAATCAACGCTGACGGGAGGCCTGGATAATTTCTCTccaatttaacccttaaactcccatgagtgaccaagacagtatttctccatacaatatatatatgttatttgccggctgggaggtccgtatggccgagggcagcatttttttgaaacttgacgaaattctttccggaagaacccgaatgatttagggctgtaaatacgacaagatcttccataaactgaacagtttttgagcgagtaaatggtagttaaaatagaggtgatgcaaattcaagagagatgcctcagcgaaatattttcatttccgtaacgatagtttaaaaggcttccaaacaaactttgaaacattatttttacaagtatctgtcataatctgacacctgtcaattagagagcgcgtaagtaAAAAGAAAGCGTAAGAAcgtttgaaaaacaacggaactagtttggcgaggactgtcacgacaatgttttcttcaaaaacagtcaatgatctaacggaaagtatttttcactctcatcgacgattcattcatgtacgaagatttacctctgttcattaagtaaacgtcGAGGagagtaattgtgagtaaattcaatttttttattttgaagttttgagagtttgttcgtttgtttgctgcaatgacgtgtgtaaatctggtctttccttcacaaaaactaaattcgaatggcatactccaacgagacacaaagggatttaatgcggccttttctcaaaaaattccttcagtttctgttgtgcaatttacggtacaaatgttcaaaatgaacggacttggaaagactcaccgagagcgtttatttgttgtagaacttaaattaaaacttcgcttgCTATTTAACTGCGAACTAATtccttgagaaaattcaggtattaaatgaatgaaagttccatcgttcagtttaactgtaaccaaatacctcacgttttaactttctaggtactttttgtgaacgattaaaattaattgcagacgggttttaggccgcttgcCAGCCAATGTAacgacactattgtttatacaaattcattctgaaaccaatatttttctgtcaactaaagtgatttgagtgagagaaaagagaggattcataagttattcatcggcttgaggtattgaccgacgtgtttgcctAAAAacactgcccagccggaaaaacaagatttatttaagaaaaatggcaacgaaagttgggatgtactcggcgactcacgaaagcgttaccgtggcccgtgggcagagataggaaaatactgaccgggttaggaaccaatcagattgcaaaattcgttaccgtgccctctcaaaaaaaaaacaaacacaatatcaaccaggtaagtgatgagaataaagaaaaacatcaatttggggataattagttgatccaatattaaattctctgaactaacattgtaagaattgtatggttgacagtgaggagaattacaaatttgatcggGGAGTTCAAGGGTTTAGGAAATTAATTAACCCGAGTTACATCAACCTTTTACCTGCCATAaatgaccaagacataatttctccttacaatatcaaaacaatatcgagcagacaagtgacgagaataaagaaaaatatcaattagagaaTTACTAGTTtatccaataataaattctcagaacttacatcataagaattgtatgacagacagaaaggagaattatcttggcagtgaaagggttaagaaacagAAATTGCTGACACAACAGAAGACAGTATTTGAGGAACTCGGCCCTTAACGTTAAGGAAGGGAATCTTTCAACTCTGAGGATTGTTCACAGGGTTTTTGAAACCAGCAGATCTTCGTCAGATGTACAGAAAAACTGATTTTTCGCTCTTTTCTCAGAATTGTCGGGTCAAAATCTGGTATGGATCGATAATTCAAGGCGAAAATACCGGTGATTAAGTACGTGCATTTATTAATTGAAGATCCACTAAATCAGATAAACTCGACGATATATTTCTCATAACAAGGAATCGCATACATTTAAATGCTCATAAGGTGTCCTTTATCATGCACAACTCATGAACTGTTGTCTGCATCTTAGATAGCAAGCATTTGAAAAGATTCCAAAAGATTCCGTACTCTTCCCAACGCTT encodes:
- the LOC136284362 gene encoding uncharacterized protein; its protein translation is MFTSITSSWTSVSDCTTTGSVLNVKQWVTRAHINLAGEARVLTYLVLAGVTAQLGLMEVAVKQSFKRVPANSKVNLLWSASMRFRTAKPSGTLLEISFSSSSSVPELVDGKLSYNYKELLVLQLPYIAVNDTQWHHKSDMNYLKMYLKCRQKNCNLFHRWRYKPSRKT